Proteins co-encoded in one Carassius carassius chromosome 35, fCarCar2.1, whole genome shotgun sequence genomic window:
- the cpa6 gene encoding carboxypeptidase A6, with amino-acid sequence MAFTDLSSSVLLGCVIIFSTGLYPVDSYLYNNRYFGDQVLRIIPSSDTEVQAVKQLFQNLTVDLWKPNSAYLIQENSTVDVHVGRNKTQWLRRRLRQAHIHYEVLISNLQTEIEKQIGHQTSRKRRSEFQYDYEVYHPLEDIQSWMFETNRTHPQLVELFSIGQSYEGRPLYVLQLGKRTRPSKKAVWIDCGVHAREWIGPAFCQWFVKEALNSYQHDSSMRRLMNQLNFYIMPVFNVDGYHYSWETDRFWRKTRSKIPKYHCRGVDANRNWKVKWSNEGASLHPCDDTYCGPFPESEPEVKAVAKFLRKHRKRVKAYISIHAYAQMLLYPYSYKYATIPNFNCVESAAQNAVSALYSAYGVRYRHGPASTTLYMSSGSSIDWAYKNGIPYAFAFELRDTGYFGFLLPEALINPTCTETMRAVKTIASGLLKKCTK; translated from the exons ATGGCATTCACAGACTTGTCAAGTAGTGTTTTACTCGGATGTGTTATCATTTTTTCCACCGGGCTCTATCCTGTCGACTCTTACCTCTACAACAACCGCTACTTCGG TGATCAAGTGTTGAGAATAATCCCCAGCAGCGACACAGAGGTTCAAGCAGTCAAACAGCTTTTCCAAAACCTGACG GTGGACCTTTGGAAGCCCAACAGTGCATATCTGATTCAAGAGAACAGCACAGTAGATGTTCACGTGGGACGGAACAAGACACAATGGCTAAGAAGACGTCTTCGCCAAGCACACATTCACTATGA GGTGCTCATTTCCAATCTCCAAACCGAAATTGAGAAACAGATCGGACACCAAACCTCCAGGAAGCGCAGATCAGAATTCCAGTATGACTATGAAGTGTACCATCCTTTGGAAGAC ATCCAGAGTTGGATGTTTGAGACGAACCGGACACACCCACAGCTGGTGGAGCTGTTTTCTATTGGTCAGTCCTATGAAGGAAGGCCCCTCTATGTTCTCCAG TTAGGAAAGAGAACACGTCCTTCTAAGAAGGCAGTGTGGATAGACTGTGGAGTGCATGCAAGAGAATGGATTGGTCCAGCTTTCTGCCAATGGTTTGTGAAAGAG GCGCTGAACTCCTATCAACACGACTCCAGCATGAGACGGCTGATGAATCAGCTCAATTTCTACATTATGCCTGTCTTCAACGTGGATGGTTACCATTACAGCTGGGAGACG GATCGCTTTTGGCGGAAAACTCGGTCAAAGATTCCAAAGTATCATTGTCGGGGAGTGGATGCCAATCGAAATTGGAAAGTCAAATGGAGCA ATGAGGGTGCATCCCTGCACCCCTGCGATGACACGTACTGCGGTCCCTTTCCTGAGTCTGAGCCTGAGGTCAAAGCTGTTGCCAAGTTTCTGCGCAAACACAGGAAACGTGTCAAAGCCTACATCTCTATTCATGCCTATGCTCAGATGCTCCTCTATCCGTATTCCTACAAATATGCCACTATACCAAACTTCAACTGTGTG GAATCGGCAGCTCAGAATGCAGTGAGTGCTCTATACTCAGCTTATGGAGTGAGATACAGACACGGCCCTGCCTCCACCACACTTT ATATGAGTTCTGGTAGCTCAATAGACTGGGCCTACAAGAATGGGATACCTTACGCCTTTGCCTTTGAGTTGCGTGATACAGGCTACTTCGGCTTCCTGCTGCCAGAAGCCCTTATTAACCCAACTTGCACAGAGACCATGAGAGCAGTAAAGACCATCGCTTCAGGCCTACTGAAGAAATGTACCAAATGA